The proteins below come from a single Tachypleus tridentatus isolate NWPU-2018 chromosome 13, ASM421037v1, whole genome shotgun sequence genomic window:
- the LOC143239425 gene encoding serine/threonine-protein kinase SIK2-like, producing MDRGDLRNYVNSQKFLTEIEARRIFRQLVDATDACHCQGVCHRDIKLDNIFVDENENIKLGDFGFAAVGGDLHRLREHRGSYVYTAPEVLNQQEYDGFQADIWSLGVCLYAMVCGRLPFTTRQDPQEFLEAVSLKVIFTKKVTKACRDIIRRMLNPDPEKRPTLKDIRRSNWFSQPFNLPTTDRLSLKPFRQFTPPIIGAEHGYFQDQKYHREPSLNYVTSFLTYVAKQARSKIRTDIKSTKPLSEIYGIKGPVCQRIVEKLKEKEAAKSKRRSLLSLPTEEIDNSVIEKRRENVARDLRALRYSTGGRIAQLARKEHRRLMAQTKIRNESRIQKGFRWKLLVSKIKQERIEKWCRLCVLLLAQAEAVKENKS from the exons ATGGATCGTGGAGACCTCCGAAATTATGTCAACAGTCAGAAGTTTCTAACGGAAATAGAAGCACGTCGGATTTTTCGGCAGCTGGTGGACGCCACAGACGCTTGTCACTGTCAGGGTGTATGCCACAGGGACATTAAATTAGACAACATCTTCGTAGATGAAAACGAAAACATCAAGCTTGGAG acTTCGGATTTGCTGCGGTAGGAGGAGATCTTCATCGACTCCGCGAGCACCGTGGAAGTTATGTTTATACAGCACCAGAAGTACTGAACCAGCAGGAATATGACGGATTCCAGGCTGACATTTGGAGTCTGG GTGTTTGTCTGTACGCAATGGTCTGTGGGAGACTGCCTTTCACGACTCGACAGGACCCACAAGAATTTCTGGAAGCCGTTTCTCTGAAAGTTATATTTACCAAGAAAGTAACCAAAG CTTGCCGTGATATTATTCGACGAATGCTAAATCCTGATCCCGAGAAGCGTCCCACACTTAAAGATATTCGACGTAGTAACTGGTTCAGCCAGCCGTTCAACTTACCTACAACGGACAGACTGTCATTGAAGCCATTCCGCCAGTTTACGCCCCCTATTATAG GTGCAGAGCATGGCTACTTCCAGGACCAGAAATACCATCGCGAACCAAGCCTGAATTATGTCACTTCTTTTCTCACTTACGTAGCCAAACAGGCTCGGAG TAAGATCCGCACTGACATTAAGTCTACCAAGCCTCTATCGGAAATTTATGGAATCAAAGGCCCAGTGTGTCAACGAATAGTcgaaaaactaaaagaaaaag aaGCTGCCAAAAGTAAGCGTCGATCACTGCTTTCCCTACCTACTGAAGAAATAGACAATTCCGTTATTGAGAAACGAAGGGAAAATGTTGCCCGCGACCTGCGAGCCCTAAGATATAGTACTGGCGGCAGAATTGCTCAACTAGCAAGAAAAGAGCACAGGCGGCTAATGGCGCAGACGAAAATAAGAAACGAGTCACGGATTCAGAAAGGTTTCCGTTGGAAACTTTTAGTttccaaaataaaacaagaaaggaTAGAAAAATGGTGTCGTCTATGTGTTCTACTACTAGCACAAGCGGAAGCCGTCaaggaaaacaaaagttaa